From the Comamonas odontotermitis genome, one window contains:
- the gatC gene encoding Asp-tRNA(Asn)/Glu-tRNA(Gln) amidotransferase subunit GatC produces the protein MALTKDDIARIANLARLELSDSESERMLSQMNNFFGIVEKMQAVDTTGVTPLSHPVAAIEEITLRLREDVVSEPDNREANQKSAPAVEKGYFLVPRVIE, from the coding sequence ATGGCACTGACAAAAGATGACATTGCCCGCATCGCCAACCTGGCGCGGCTCGAATTATCAGACTCCGAGAGTGAGCGCATGCTCTCGCAGATGAATAACTTTTTTGGCATTGTGGAGAAGATGCAGGCTGTGGATACCACCGGCGTCACGCCACTGTCGCACCCTGTGGCGGCCATCGAGGAAATCACGCTGCGACTGCGTGAGGACGTGGTGAGCGAGCCCGACAACCGCGAGGCCAACCAGAAGAGCGCTCCGGCCGTGGAAAAGGGCTACTTCCTGGTGCCCAGGGTCATCGAGTAA
- a CDS encoding rod shape-determining protein — MFGAFRRYFSTDLAIDLGTANTLIFARDKGIVLDEPSVVAIRHEGGTHGRKVIQAVGREAKAMLGKVPGNIEAIRPMKDGVIADFLITEQMIKQFIKMVHPRTLLSPSPRIIICVPCGSTQVERRAIKDAALKAGATQVELIEEPMAAGIGAGLPVSEASGSMVVDIGGGTTEVGVISLGGMVYKGSVRVGGDKFDEAIINYIRRNYGMMIGEPTAELIKKSIGSAFPGSEVREIEVKGRNLSEGVPRSFTISSNEVLEALTEPLNQIVSAVKNALEQTPPELGADIAERGMMLTGGGALLRDLDRLLAEETGLPVLVAEEPLTCVVRGCGMALETLDRKGVTIFTSE, encoded by the coding sequence ATGTTCGGAGCGTTCCGTCGCTATTTTTCCACCGACCTGGCCATTGACCTGGGCACGGCCAACACCCTGATTTTTGCGCGCGACAAGGGCATTGTGCTCGATGAGCCCTCGGTGGTTGCCATCCGCCATGAAGGCGGCACGCATGGCCGCAAGGTGATCCAGGCCGTGGGCCGCGAGGCCAAGGCCATGTTGGGCAAGGTGCCCGGCAACATCGAAGCCATCCGCCCGATGAAGGACGGCGTGATCGCCGACTTCCTGATCACCGAACAGATGATCAAGCAGTTCATCAAGATGGTGCACCCCCGCACCCTGCTGTCGCCCAGCCCGCGCATCATCATCTGCGTGCCCTGCGGCTCGACGCAGGTCGAGCGCCGCGCGATCAAGGACGCGGCTCTCAAGGCCGGTGCCACCCAGGTGGAGCTGATCGAAGAGCCGATGGCCGCCGGTATCGGCGCGGGCCTGCCGGTGTCCGAAGCCTCGGGCTCGATGGTGGTGGACATTGGTGGCGGCACGACCGAAGTGGGCGTGATCTCGCTGGGCGGCATGGTCTACAAGGGCAGTGTGCGCGTGGGCGGCGACAAGTTCGACGAAGCCATCATCAACTACATCCGCCGCAATTACGGCATGATGATCGGCGAGCCTACGGCCGAGCTGATCAAGAAGAGCATCGGCTCTGCCTTCCCCGGCAGCGAAGTGCGCGAGATCGAAGTCAAGGGCCGCAACCTCTCTGAAGGCGTGCCGCGCAGCTTCACCATCAGCTCCAACGAAGTGCTGGAAGCCCTGACCGAGCCGCTCAACCAGATCGTCTCCGCCGTGAAGAATGCGCTGGAGCAGACCCCGCCCGAGTTGGGTGCCGACATTGCCGAGCGCGGCATGATGCTGACCGGCGGCGGCGCGCTGCTGCGTGACCTGGACCGCCTGCTGGCCGAGGAAACCGGCCTGCCTGTACTGGTGGCCGAAGAGCCGCTCACCTGCGTGGTGCGTGGTTGCGGCATGGCGCTCGAAACACTCGACCGCAAGGGCGTCACCATCTTCACCAGCGAATAA